A genomic region of Dreissena polymorpha isolate Duluth1 chromosome 4, UMN_Dpol_1.0, whole genome shotgun sequence contains the following coding sequences:
- the LOC127876107 gene encoding cell adhesion molecule 2-like isoform X1 — protein sequence MITPYPQARVTEGQDMTMSCSWIASDVVRGVIWHDNGFSLGTISISQSRPCDIYGKLLNYNEFDVGCDCNNTFSVTIKKVHRSRNNAQWSCEMLIGGRYISSESTTIAVEVGLSEVVLLPLLPQKIIADKEATLKCRTSGGLPPAKVTWFMDSGEGFTNMSTQSFNSYAEVDDVFVVTSKMSFTPSRNNTYIKVFCSVSNVGSEFRSRTAVVEVLSFPLKPVISINGKPASANTHIVEGQSTTLHCESQSHPPSTYTWIFPGGTTIGQDLLLNNPATHTIRQHEGCFVCIADNALNGISTMTFLLNASRSAVCFTFESVVTQPPHKANIAIIGGIVGVLVGAAIIVLIGIFISRCKLGKKECVTTIDDNDA from the exons ATGATCACACCATATCCACAAGCACGTGTGACGGAAGGTCAAGACATGACAATGAGCTGCTCATGGATTGCGAGTGATGTTGTCAGGGGCGTTATATGGCACGACAACGGCTTCTCTCTGGGAACAATTTCTATAAGTCAATCCAGGCCTTGTGATATTTATGGCAAACTACTCAATTACAACGAATTTGACGTAGGATGCGATTGTAACAACACATTTTCTGTAACAATTAAGAAAGTGCACAGAAGCAGAAATAACGCACAGTGGAGTTGCGAAATGTTGATAGGAGGAAGGTACATCAGCAGTGAGAGCACTACTATAGCCGTCGAGG TCGGTTTATCTGAAGTTGTGTTGCTCCCGCTTTTGCCGCAAAAGATAATAGCGGACAAAGAGGCAACGCTTAAGTGTCGAACATCCGGCGGCTTACCGCCGGCCAAGGTGACCTGGTTCATGGACTCGGGAGAAGGGTTCACGAACATGTCCACTCAGTCCTTCAATTCTTATGCGGAAGTAGATGATGTGTTTGTTGTTACCAGCAAAATGTCATTTACGCCTTCACGAAACAACACCTACATTAAAGTTTTCTGCAGCGTAAGTAACGTAGGATCAGAATTTAGGTCGAGGACGGCTGTTGTGGAAGTATTGT CTTTTCCTTTAAAACCGGTTATCTCCATTAACGGAAAACCTGCATCTGCTAACACACATATTGTCGAAGGTCAAAGTACTACACTTCACTGTGAATCACAAAGCCACCCACCTTCCACCTACACCTGGATCTTTCCCGGAGGAACGACAATAGGTCAAGATTTGCTGCTAAATAACCCGGCGACTCATACTATTCGTCAACATGAAGGATGCTTCGTGTGCATTGCGGATAATGCACTGAATGGCATTTCGACAATGACTTTCCTGCTCAATGCAAGTCGTTCCGCAGTGTGTTTTACCTTTGAGT CAGTGGTAACGCAACCACCCCATAAGGCGAACATTGCAATCATTGGTGGAATAGTGGGAGTTCTAGTAGGGGCAGCCATCATTGTACTGATCGGTATTTTTATCAGCAGAtgcaaattgggaaaaaaagaatG TGTCACCACTATAGACGATAATGATGCATAA
- the LOC127876107 gene encoding cell adhesion molecule 2-like isoform X2, whose amino-acid sequence MITPYPQARVTEGQDMTMSCSWIASDVVRGVIWHDNGFSLGTISISQSRPCDIYGKLLNYNEFDVGCDCNNTFSVTIKKVHRSRNNAQWSCEMLIGGRYISSESTTIAVEVGLSEVVLLPLLPQKIIADKEATLKCRTSGGLPPAKVTWFMDSGEGFTNMSTQSFNSYAEVDDVFVVTSKMSFTPSRNNTYIKVFCSVSNVGSEFRSRTAVVEVLSFPLKPVISINGKPASANTHIVEGQSTTLHCESQSHPPSTYTWIFPGGTTIGQDLLLNNPATHTIRQHEGCFVCIADNALNGISTMTFLLNASRSAVCFTFELSPL is encoded by the exons ATGATCACACCATATCCACAAGCACGTGTGACGGAAGGTCAAGACATGACAATGAGCTGCTCATGGATTGCGAGTGATGTTGTCAGGGGCGTTATATGGCACGACAACGGCTTCTCTCTGGGAACAATTTCTATAAGTCAATCCAGGCCTTGTGATATTTATGGCAAACTACTCAATTACAACGAATTTGACGTAGGATGCGATTGTAACAACACATTTTCTGTAACAATTAAGAAAGTGCACAGAAGCAGAAATAACGCACAGTGGAGTTGCGAAATGTTGATAGGAGGAAGGTACATCAGCAGTGAGAGCACTACTATAGCCGTCGAGG TCGGTTTATCTGAAGTTGTGTTGCTCCCGCTTTTGCCGCAAAAGATAATAGCGGACAAAGAGGCAACGCTTAAGTGTCGAACATCCGGCGGCTTACCGCCGGCCAAGGTGACCTGGTTCATGGACTCGGGAGAAGGGTTCACGAACATGTCCACTCAGTCCTTCAATTCTTATGCGGAAGTAGATGATGTGTTTGTTGTTACCAGCAAAATGTCATTTACGCCTTCACGAAACAACACCTACATTAAAGTTTTCTGCAGCGTAAGTAACGTAGGATCAGAATTTAGGTCGAGGACGGCTGTTGTGGAAGTATTGT CTTTTCCTTTAAAACCGGTTATCTCCATTAACGGAAAACCTGCATCTGCTAACACACATATTGTCGAAGGTCAAAGTACTACACTTCACTGTGAATCACAAAGCCACCCACCTTCCACCTACACCTGGATCTTTCCCGGAGGAACGACAATAGGTCAAGATTTGCTGCTAAATAACCCGGCGACTCATACTATTCGTCAACATGAAGGATGCTTCGTGTGCATTGCGGATAATGCACTGAATGGCATTTCGACAATGACTTTCCTGCTCAATGCAAGTCGTTCCGCAGTGTGTTTTACCTTTGAGT TGTCACCACTATAG